The Paenibacillus beijingensis nucleotide sequence GACGACAGCCGGCTTGAGGAAATGGCGGACAAGGTGGTCGGAGGCGGCACCCGCGGCAATTTCCGCGCTTTGACGATGGAAGATGTCATGAACATTTACCGGATGTCGCTGTAACCCGGCCGGAAGGATATTTGCGGGAAGCACGTAGAACGGCAAAACAAAGATGACCGCCCTTCACTTGGAGGCGGTCATCTTTGTTATGGCAATGCGTTTCAATTGGTGGTCTGTTTGTGGGCAGACGTTTTTAATAAGAGCTTCCGGCGGCGCCGTTATAAGGGGCGGAATCGCGGTGCAGGCTCGGCAAATAATTGCGGAGAGCGACCGCCGCAGCGGCGGCGACGACATTTTTCACGGCATCGCCGGGAAGATACGGATAGCATCCGGCAGTCATCGCTTTCGCAAAGGAAAGCCCTGTCACATGCATCAGCCACGGAATACCGCCGACGTAAGCCAGAAACGATCCGAACAGTTCCATCACGATAAATAACACGATGAACGAAAGCACGCGGTTCTCCGCGAGACGGCTGCGCAGCAGACGGACGGATACGTAACCGGTGAGCAGCGCGCAAAAGGGGAATATCCACAGAAACCCGCCGGTTGGTCCAACGATGA carries:
- a CDS encoding biotin transporter BioY — protein: MSSRIQIRRLVFIALFAALFILLSAIKLNVGITPVPFTLQTLGVVLAGVFLGGRDGFLSIALVLALTATGLPLLHGQGGWSLIVGPTGGFLWIFPFCALLTGYVSVRLLRSRLAENRVLSFIVLFIVMELFGSFLAYVGGIPWLMHVTGLSFAKAMTAGCYPYLPGDAVKNVVAAAAAVALRNYLPSLHRDSAPYNGAAGSSY